A genomic stretch from Caldisalinibacter kiritimatiensis includes:
- a CDS encoding MBL fold metallo-hydrolase — MVRLTVLVDNNTLCTLKGEWGLSYFIEDEDKKILFDTGYSDLFIKNAEKLDINIEDTDYIVFSHGHYDHTWGIQYLIRLYRENWSVKEKRPELLAHPYAFIPKINSKGRRNGTIISKDEASRNFKLNLSKEPVWITDRLVFLGEIERVNKFQEVKTGRKIIKDGKIEEDYLIDDTALAYKTEEGIVVITGCSHSGICNIVEYAKKVCKDDRIVDIIGGFHLLNPPKEKIEGTLKYMRVLKPRTIHPCHCTDLKSKIVLSQVANVEEVGVGLTLEYK, encoded by the coding sequence ATGGTGAGGTTGACTGTACTTGTAGACAATAATACTTTATGTACTTTAAAAGGAGAATGGGGTTTATCTTATTTTATAGAAGATGAAGATAAAAAAATATTATTTGATACAGGTTATTCTGACCTTTTTATAAAAAATGCAGAAAAACTAGATATAAATATAGAAGATACAGATTATATAGTATTTTCACATGGACATTATGACCATACATGGGGTATACAGTATTTAATTAGGCTTTATAGAGAAAATTGGAGTGTTAAGGAAAAAAGACCTGAGCTTTTAGCCCATCCCTATGCCTTTATACCTAAAATTAATTCTAAAGGAAGACGAAATGGAACTATTATATCGAAGGATGAAGCAAGTAGAAATTTTAAGTTGAATTTATCAAAGGAACCTGTATGGATAACAGATAGATTAGTTTTTCTTGGAGAAATAGAAAGAGTTAATAAATTTCAAGAAGTAAAGACAGGAAGAAAAATTATTAAAGACGGAAAAATAGAAGAAGATTATTTGATAGATGATACAGCTTTAGCATACAAGACAGAGGAGGGTATAGTTGTTATTACAGGGTGTTCTCACTCTGGTATTTGTAATATAGTTGAATATGCTAAAAAAGTTTGCAAAGATGACAGAATAGTAGATATTATAGGAGGATTTCACTTACTTAACCCACCAAAGGAAAAAATCGAGGGTACACTTAAATACATGAGAGTTTTAAAGCCTAGAACTATACATCCATGTCATTGTACCGATTTAAAATCAAAGATAGTATTATCACAGGTTGCTAATGTTGAAGAGGTTGGAGTTGGACTTACATTAGAGTATAAATAG
- a CDS encoding ATP-binding protein, giving the protein MGVLIFINSLGALLLGAYALKLDVKNKVNRLFFYLCFNLAFWMISYGIAIYASNESTYWTWYKISSIPFCVYPALITHFFLVLAKRKFKSFHPLLYLPPVIFIYQSLKGVLTLDNVEKSSIGWYGVMKISTIWHVLFIVYGLSYIAFSIYIIYKWGKETELKREKSQSRYLLSFFLILTIIHLILSIVNSPRNIIILKLPIVMMLWEIGIGYCVLRYKIIDVTPNIAIDKIVNSIDLMIIIDEKGNIIKINEKTAELLSYPHNEIIGKSIYDISKDKSKIINFIQKLKRGFKNNCNRQFTFITKDNELVFASVSLSVLKDKFGDILGYLFVGQNINRIKQLEREIYENKLSREKQKLEKKNELLKKIEEYNKLKSEFFENISHEFRTPLNIIIGTLKLYNIYLERNSHIKDIDKLLKYTDIMRQNSYRLVRLVNNVIDIIEIDGGFVKLNFVNCNIISLVEDITLSVAEYAEEKGRNILFDTEIEEKIIACDPDKIERIILNLLSNAIKFTSNDDLIFVSIKQREENIIIVVEDTGVGIPKSKQDVVFDRFRQADELLTRGNEGSGIGLSIVKSLVEMHEGTIEIESEYNEGCKFIITIPDKIVEYMEDINSSVAVTTDNRIERISIEFSDIYS; this is encoded by the coding sequence ATGGGTGTACTTATTTTTATTAACTCATTAGGGGCTTTATTGTTAGGGGCTTATGCTTTAAAGTTAGATGTAAAAAATAAGGTCAATAGGTTATTTTTTTACCTGTGTTTCAATTTGGCATTTTGGATGATTTCGTATGGTATTGCAATTTATGCGTCTAATGAATCAACTTATTGGACATGGTATAAAATATCTAGTATACCTTTTTGTGTATATCCTGCGTTAATTACTCATTTTTTTTTAGTACTTGCCAAAAGAAAATTTAAATCTTTTCATCCATTATTATACTTGCCTCCAGTGATTTTTATTTACCAAAGCTTAAAAGGGGTATTAACATTAGATAATGTAGAGAAGTCCAGTATAGGTTGGTATGGAGTAATGAAAATTTCTACTATTTGGCATGTTTTATTTATTGTTTATGGATTATCTTATATAGCTTTTAGTATATATATAATATATAAATGGGGCAAGGAAACAGAACTTAAAAGAGAAAAGAGCCAATCTAGGTATTTATTGTCCTTTTTCCTAATTTTAACAATAATTCATCTTATATTATCAATAGTAAATTCTCCACGTAACATTATTATTTTGAAATTACCTATAGTAATGATGTTATGGGAGATAGGAATAGGTTATTGTGTTTTAAGATATAAGATAATAGATGTAACCCCTAACATAGCTATAGATAAGATAGTAAATTCTATAGATTTGATGATTATAATAGACGAAAAAGGAAATATAATAAAGATAAATGAAAAAACAGCTGAATTACTTAGTTACCCCCATAATGAAATAATAGGAAAATCTATATACGATATATCAAAAGATAAAAGCAAAATTATTAATTTTATACAGAAGCTAAAAAGAGGCTTTAAGAATAATTGCAATAGGCAGTTTACTTTTATTACTAAGGATAACGAACTGGTTTTTGCCAGTGTTTCATTATCAGTATTGAAGGATAAATTTGGAGATATACTAGGGTATTTATTTGTAGGACAAAATATAAACCGAATAAAGCAACTTGAAAGAGAGATTTATGAAAATAAATTGTCTAGAGAAAAACAGAAACTAGAGAAAAAAAATGAATTGCTTAAAAAGATTGAAGAATACAACAAACTAAAGAGTGAATTTTTTGAAAATATATCTCACGAATTTAGAACTCCTCTTAATATTATTATTGGCACACTAAAATTATATAACATATATTTAGAAAGGAACTCACATATTAAGGATATAGATAAATTATTAAAGTATACCGATATAATGAGGCAGAATAGCTATAGACTTGTGAGGTTAGTAAACAATGTAATTGATATAATAGAAATTGATGGTGGCTTTGTCAAACTAAATTTTGTAAATTGTAATATTATTTCATTAGTTGAGGATATAACTTTATCTGTAGCTGAATATGCTGAAGAAAAAGGAAGAAATATACTTTTCGACACAGAAATTGAAGAAAAAATTATTGCTTGTGACCCAGATAAAATAGAAAGAATTATATTAAACCTATTATCGAATGCTATAAAGTTTACTTCAAATGATGACTTAATTTTTGTAAGTATAAAACAAAGAGAAGAAAATATTATTATTGTAGTAGAAGATACTGGGGTAGGCATACCAAAATCAAAACAGGATGTTGTTTTCGACAGGTTCAGGCAAGCAGATGAACTACTTACAAGGGGAAATGAAGGTAGTGGTATAGGTTTATCAATTGTAAAATCATTGGTTGAAATGCATGAAGGAACAATCGAAATAGAAAGTGAGTATAATGAAGGTTGTAAGTTTATAATTACTATTCCAGATAAAATTGTAGAATACATGGAAGATATTAACTCTTCTGTTGCAGTGACAACAGATAACCGAATAGAAAGAATAAGTATTGAATTTTCAGATATATATTCTTAG
- a CDS encoding D-glycero-alpha-D-manno-heptose-1,7-bisphosphate 7-phosphatase — MIKAVFLDRDGVINDNTRHVNKPQDLIIYSEAKKGMKKLFDAGYELFVVTNQGGIELGYITHDDLKKIHDKMQEELKPYCEIKDIRYCPDFKRKSTCRKPKPGMILELADKYNVDLKKSWMVGDMDTDILAGTRAGCKTAKIGDINPSADINGKNLLDIANKILEKDN; from the coding sequence ATGATAAAAGCAGTATTTTTAGATAGAGATGGTGTAATTAACGACAATACAAGACATGTAAATAAACCACAAGACCTTATAATATATAGTGAGGCTAAAAAGGGAATGAAGAAATTATTTGATGCAGGCTATGAACTTTTTGTAGTTACTAATCAAGGTGGAATAGAGCTCGGGTATATAACCCATGATGATTTAAAAAAAATACATGACAAAATGCAGGAAGAATTAAAACCCTATTGTGAAATTAAGGACATAAGATATTGTCCGGATTTCAAAAGAAAATCAACTTGTAGAAAACCTAAGCCAGGTATGATATTAGAATTAGCAGACAAATATAATGTAGACCTTAAGAAAAGTTGGATGGTAGGGGATATGGATACAGATATATTAGCAGGTACTAGAGCAGGATGTAAAACTGCAAAAATTGGCGATATAAATCCTAGTGCTGATATTAATGGAAAGAACCTTTTAGATATAGCAAATAAAATATTAGAAAAAGATAATTAA
- a CDS encoding M3 family oligoendopeptidase, translating into MNMRWSLDELYSSFESTQFKSDLKKCTIKIEEIKEWAENNLNSNDNAVKKIEEYIKIQNNFANLFTKLMAYANLTVSVEAKNQKALTMIDKLQTKYTELTEPTVKFQKWISNLENLNELISSSPILEEHRFYLNELAENAKYLLDKNQEILIAKMSNTGSKAWSKLQNMLTSTLLVDIKINGEKKQLPLPVVRNMAYNKDPNIRKTAYEAELKAYKKIEESSAACLNGIKGEVLTISKMRGYKSPLEETLIKSRTDKETLDAMLTAIKESLPTFRKYFRKKAELLGHENGLPFYDLFAPMGEVEMKFTYNEARDYIIKNFRTFSDKLADFVKNAFENRWIDAEPREGKRGGAFCSNIHPIGESRILANFNGSFSNMTTLAHELGHAYHGHCLSNETILNSDYTMPVAETASIFCETIIENAALKQANNKEAFGILESSLQSYAQVIVDIYSRFLFESKLFEIRDDHVLSVKELKELMLNAQKKAYGDGLDHNYLHPYMWVNKPHYYYAELNFYNFPYAFGELFAKGLYAEYLKRGNAFVNEYDNLLAATGKNNVADVAKLMNIDVYSVDFWRSSLNLIEEDIEKFIKLSNRI; encoded by the coding sequence ATGAATATGAGATGGAGTCTAGATGAACTATATTCATCTTTTGAAAGTACACAATTTAAAAGTGATTTAAAAAAATGTACCATAAAAATTGAAGAAATTAAGGAGTGGGCTGAAAATAATTTAAACTCTAATGATAATGCAGTAAAAAAAATAGAAGAATATATTAAAATACAAAATAATTTCGCTAATCTTTTTACAAAACTAATGGCTTATGCCAACTTAACTGTAAGCGTAGAAGCTAAAAACCAAAAGGCTTTAACAATGATTGATAAGCTACAAACAAAATATACTGAGCTTACTGAACCTACAGTTAAATTTCAAAAATGGATTAGTAACCTAGAAAACTTAAACGAGCTAATTTCTTCTTCTCCTATTTTAGAAGAACATCGTTTTTATCTAAATGAATTAGCTGAAAATGCTAAATACCTTTTAGATAAAAATCAAGAAATACTAATTGCTAAAATGTCTAATACAGGTTCTAAAGCATGGTCAAAACTTCAAAATATGTTGACCTCTACATTATTAGTGGATATAAAAATCAATGGAGAAAAAAAACAACTTCCTCTACCTGTAGTTAGAAATATGGCCTATAACAAGGATCCAAATATAAGGAAAACAGCTTATGAAGCAGAATTAAAAGCCTATAAGAAAATAGAAGAATCGTCTGCAGCATGTTTAAATGGAATCAAAGGAGAAGTATTAACTATATCTAAAATGCGTGGATATAAATCTCCTTTAGAAGAAACTCTAATAAAATCTAGAACAGATAAAGAAACTCTAGATGCAATGCTAACGGCTATAAAGGAAAGTCTCCCAACTTTCCGTAAATATTTTAGAAAAAAAGCCGAGTTATTAGGGCATGAAAACGGTCTTCCTTTTTATGATTTATTTGCCCCTATGGGAGAAGTAGAAATGAAATTTACATATAACGAAGCTAGAGATTATATAATTAAGAACTTTAGAACCTTTAGTGATAAATTAGCTGATTTTGTAAAAAATGCTTTTGAAAATAGATGGATTGATGCAGAACCTAGAGAAGGTAAAAGAGGAGGAGCTTTCTGCTCAAATATCCATCCTATAGGTGAAAGTAGAATCCTTGCTAACTTTAACGGTAGTTTTAGTAATATGACTACTTTAGCACATGAGCTTGGTCATGCTTATCATGGTCACTGTTTATCTAATGAAACTATACTAAATAGTGATTACACAATGCCAGTAGCTGAAACAGCATCAATATTCTGTGAAACTATAATAGAAAATGCAGCATTAAAACAAGCAAATAATAAAGAAGCCTTTGGAATATTAGAATCCTCTCTTCAATCCTATGCTCAAGTTATAGTAGATATATATAGTCGTTTTTTATTTGAAAGTAAGCTGTTTGAAATTAGAGATGACCATGTATTATCAGTAAAAGAGCTAAAAGAACTAATGCTAAATGCTCAGAAAAAAGCCTATGGTGATGGATTAGACCATAATTATCTTCATCCTTATATGTGGGTTAATAAGCCCCATTATTACTATGCTGAGCTTAATTTCTACAATTTTCCTTATGCTTTTGGTGAATTATTTGCTAAAGGATTATATGCAGAATATTTAAAACGTGGTAATGCCTTCGTTAATGAGTATGACAATTTACTTGCTGCAACAGGAAAAAATAACGTTGCTGATGTGGCTAAGTTAATGAACATTGATGTTTACTCGGTAGACTTTTGGAGAAGTTCTTTGAATTTAATTGAAGAAGATATTGAAAAATTTATTAAATTAAGTAATAGAATTTAA
- a CDS encoding sensor domain-containing diguanylate cyclase yields MKNKLRRLTIAFNTIIVIMTIVLIILSKHIDIKYIVILQGISMVLIVNLVMYLFFSLINKYILSLSKAMEKTTRRIKDTDLNLINTKKSGLNIDRLHNNFHNILEELSVYTVKQNNMLKKYSYLTEELEKNNKIRDVILEVSNSITQIDNLNELYNLILKKAIDVIDGAHKGSIMVLTEENLLEYKAVIGYDLDGLKDINIKLTDTFLWNASNGDIQKPCIIRNIREFNKAHLDHDKYRLLKKVNALDIQTTLSSPIIINNKLYGMLNIDSINEGVFNEQDISLMSYFANQIGIAIKNHKLIERTLYLSKYDCLTNVYNRHYFEDVFKKVFKQAIRHKEVFSLVVFDLNKLKMINDTFGHTVGDLVIRTFAKTIKDNIRESDFLARYGGDEFVGVFFGSYGEDISNRILNIMNQLKNSPLIIDDTEITINFSFGIAEFPKDGAEIKDLFKTADKRMYEFKNNEKILAS; encoded by the coding sequence ATGAAAAATAAATTAAGAAGACTAACTATAGCTTTCAATACAATAATTGTAATTATGACAATAGTATTAATAATCTTATCTAAACATATTGACATTAAGTATATTGTTATATTACAAGGTATATCTATGGTTCTAATAGTTAATTTAGTTATGTATTTGTTTTTTTCATTGATAAATAAATATATATTGAGTTTATCAAAGGCTATGGAAAAGACTACTAGAAGAATAAAAGATACAGACTTAAATTTAATAAATACAAAAAAATCAGGTTTAAATATAGATAGACTACATAATAATTTTCATAATATTCTAGAAGAACTTAGTGTATATACAGTTAAACAAAATAATATGTTAAAGAAATATTCATATTTAACTGAAGAACTTGAAAAAAATAATAAAATAAGAGATGTTATATTAGAAGTTAGTAATTCAATTACCCAAATAGATAATTTAAATGAACTTTACAATTTAATTTTAAAAAAAGCAATTGATGTAATAGATGGAGCACATAAAGGAAGTATAATGGTTTTGACAGAGGAAAACCTTTTAGAATATAAAGCAGTAATAGGCTATGATTTAGATGGACTAAAAGACATAAATATTAAACTAACTGATACTTTTTTATGGAATGCAAGCAATGGAGATATTCAAAAGCCTTGTATAATTAGAAATATTAGAGAATTTAACAAAGCACATTTAGACCATGACAAATATAGGCTTTTAAAGAAGGTAAATGCTCTTGATATACAAACAACTTTAAGTTCTCCAATAATTATAAATAATAAGTTATATGGTATGTTAAATATAGATAGTATAAACGAAGGAGTATTCAATGAACAGGATATTTCACTTATGAGTTATTTTGCTAATCAGATAGGGATAGCTATAAAAAATCATAAGTTGATTGAGAGAACTTTATATCTATCTAAATATGATTGTTTAACAAATGTATATAATAGACATTACTTTGAGGATGTATTTAAAAAGGTTTTTAAGCAAGCTATAAGGCATAAAGAGGTATTCTCTTTAGTTGTATTTGATTTAAATAAGTTAAAAATGATAAATGATACCTTTGGCCATACTGTAGGAGATTTGGTAATACGAACTTTTGCAAAAACGATAAAAGATAATATCAGAGAATCAGATTTCTTGGCTAGATATGGTGGAGATGAGTTTGTAGGAGTATTTTTTGGTTCTTATGGTGAAGATATAAGCAATAGAATATTAAATATTATGAATCAGTTAAAGAATTCACCTTTAATAATAGATGATACAGAAATCACCATTAATTTTAGTTTTGGTATTGCAGAGTTTCCAAAGGATGGAGCAGAGATAAAAGACTTGTTTAAAACAGCTGATAAAAGAATGTATGAGTTTAAAAATAATGAAAAAATTTTAGCAAGTTAA